A window from Bufo bufo chromosome 1, aBufBuf1.1, whole genome shotgun sequence encodes these proteins:
- the LOC120981449 gene encoding C-C chemokine receptor type 8-like: protein MEATENRLSSTTAQYEYSDASIYFVKNLDTVDSVFKPTLYCIIFSCGLVGNALVLWILICFKKINSLTDIYLLNMAISDLMFVFSLPFVVYQLLNHWVFGEVMCKMLSAMYFLGFFSSIFFITVLSVDRYLAIVHVVLSLKFRTMKLGLIVTIVVWTFSFLLSATNFIFHKTETNNGFTDCAAFYPEGQEKLWTLLSYFQINIFGLIIPLVILVFCYSQIIRNLHNSRSMQKKHAVKLILILVFVFFVFWSPYNIVIFLRILNTFSAFGDSSYDDKLKTAMEVSQTISFLHCCLNPIIYTFAGDNFKKHLFRMFNKLLKCMHISRRCRSSENTSVDRSSFTGRDLRSYSSDAII, encoded by the coding sequence ATGGAGGCTACAGAGAACAGGCTGTCAAGTACAACTGCACAATATGAGTATTCAGATGCCTCAATCTACTTTGTCAAAAATTTGGACACAGTGGATTCCGTTTTCAAGCCCACTCTATACTGCATTATATTTTCCTGCGGACTTGTTGGAAATGCCTTGGTATTGTGGATATTAATATGTTTTAAAAAGATAAACTCTCTAACTGACATTTATCTTCTCAACATGGCCATTTCAGACTTGATGTTTGTATTTTCATTGCCATTTGTCGTGTATCAACTCCTCAATCATTGGGTGTTTGGTGAAGTCATGTGCAAAATGCTGTCTGCAATGTATTTCTTGGGGTTTTTTAGTAGCATATTCTTTATAACAGTCCTGAGTGTAGACCGTTACCTAGCAATTGTCCATGTAGTGTTATCACTTAAGTTTAGAACTATGAAGCTGGGACTGATTGTCACGATTGTTGTGTGGACTTTTTCTTTTCTCTTGTCCGCaacaaattttatttttcacaaaaCAGAGACAAATAATGGCTTCACGGATTGTGCGGCTTTTTATCCTGAAGGCCAGGAGAAACTTTGGACTCTCCTGTCATACTTTCAAATCAATATCTTTGGCTTAATTATCCCTCTGGTCATTTTAGTTTTCTGTTACTCACAGATTATTAGGAATTTACACAACAGCAGGAGTATGCAGAAGAAACATGCCGTCAAACTGATCCTTATACTCGTCTTTGTGTTCTTTGTATTTTGGTCCCCCTACAACATAGTCATTTTTTTAAGAATATTGAACACGTTCAGTGCATTTGGTGATTCCAGCTATGACGACAAGTTGAAAACGGCAATGGAGGTATCTCAGACAATATCTTTCTTGCATTGCTGTTTAAATCCTATCATTTACACTTTTGCTGGAGATAATTTTAAGAAGCATCTTTTCCGTATGTTCAACAAGCTGTTAAAATGCATGCATATAAGCAGAAGATGCCGATCGTCTGAAAACACCAGCGTCGATCGATCATCCTTTACAGGAAGGGATTTACGTTCCTATTCTTCAGATGCCATCATTTGA